One genomic segment of Candidatus Saccharimonas sp. includes these proteins:
- a CDS encoding AAA family ATPase yields the protein MMKVISITNQKGGVGKTTSAINIAYFIAKKGFRTLLVDFDPQGNATSGLGIDKNNLDFTMADVVSGEKQLGEIIIETEFSKLKIAPSTPILANAEVELASAKGRFTRLKDALKSVEADFDYVILDSPPSLSLLTVNGFIASDYLILPVQAEFYAMEGLGQLLESMKLVKKGMNPNLELLGVLPTMVDSRTTLGGQVLEEIKKFFPDKIFSNAIPRNIRLAEAPSHGVPIGVYDRFSKGARAYKAVSKEIIQRIEGSK from the coding sequence ATTATGAAGGTAATTTCGATAACCAATCAAAAGGGAGGAGTCGGCAAAACAACCAGCGCTATTAATATTGCTTATTTTATCGCAAAAAAGGGTTTTCGAACGCTTCTTGTAGATTTTGACCCACAAGGAAATGCAACTAGCGGTCTTGGTATTGACAAGAATAATCTTGATTTTACTATGGCAGATGTAGTTTCTGGTGAAAAGCAGTTAGGTGAAATCATTATTGAAACAGAATTTTCGAAATTAAAAATTGCACCAAGTACACCGATTTTAGCTAATGCTGAAGTTGAGCTCGCGTCAGCAAAAGGTCGATTTACTCGATTGAAAGATGCTTTAAAATCTGTCGAAGCCGATTTTGACTATGTTATTTTAGATTCTCCACCAAGTTTGAGTCTATTGACTGTGAATGGTTTTATTGCTAGCGATTATTTAATACTACCAGTTCAGGCTGAATTTTATGCGATGGAAGGCCTTGGCCAGCTTCTTGAAAGCATGAAGCTTGTGAAAAAGGGGATGAATCCAAACCTTGAGCTTCTTGGGGTTCTTCCAACAATGGTGGATTCTCGCACAACTTTGGGTGGGCAAGTCCTTGAAGAAATTAAAAAATTCTTTCCAGATAAGATTTTTTCGAATGCAATTCCGCGGAATATTCGTCTTGCAGAAGCTCCAAGTCATGGTGTTCCTATTGGTGTTTATGATAGGTTTAGTAAGGGGGCTCGTGCTTATAAAGCAGTTTCGAAAGAGATTATTCAGCGTATAGAAGGGAGCAAATAA
- a CDS encoding peptide chain release factor N(5)-glutamine methyltransferase, with amino-acid sequence MRETIESWLKKSAQKLRNAKIESSQLDAELILANVLKVERTFLHANPQKKLSKTLVFHANNFLNKRLKRIPLAYIFREKEFFGRTFFVNENVLVPRPETETLIEITKKIAKKGDKILDVGTGSGIIPITLKAELGENIDFFASDISLQALSVANLNAIKILESKIELFESDLLSQIPSEILSKITIITANLPYVNKDWVNFEKNNELHYEPQIALYAQKNGLEAIFNLIFQAQDLPKLQKIILEADPSQFEEIENYAKKCGFSKTYSENYTIVFEKK; translated from the coding sequence ATGCGAGAGACTATTGAATCTTGGCTGAAAAAATCAGCTCAAAAACTTAGAAATGCTAAAATTGAGAGTTCACAACTTGATGCTGAGCTAATTTTAGCAAACGTTTTAAAAGTTGAACGAACTTTTTTACATGCAAATCCGCAAAAAAAGCTTTCGAAAACTCTGGTTTTTCACGCAAATAATTTTTTAAATAAGCGCCTGAAGAGGATTCCGCTCGCTTATATTTTTCGAGAAAAGGAGTTTTTTGGAAGAACTTTTTTCGTGAACGAAAATGTACTAGTTCCTCGCCCAGAAACTGAAACCTTAATTGAAATTACTAAAAAAATTGCCAAAAAAGGTGATAAAATTTTAGATGTTGGTACAGGTTCTGGAATAATTCCAATCACTCTAAAAGCTGAGCTTGGCGAAAATATTGATTTTTTTGCGAGCGACATTTCACTTCAAGCGCTTTCTGTGGCGAATCTAAACGCTATAAAAATCCTTGAAAGTAAAATTGAGCTTTTCGAAAGTGACCTTTTAAGCCAAATACCGTCAGAAATTCTTTCAAAAATAACAATAATTACAGCAAATCTGCCTTATGTTAATAAAGATTGGGTAAATTTCGAAAAGAATAATGAGCTACATTATGAACCACAAATTGCACTTTATGCTCAGAAAAACGGATTAGAGGCAATCTTTAATTTAATTTTTCAAGCTCAAGATTTACCAAAATTACAAAAAATTATTCTTGAAGCCGACCCATCTCAATTTGAGGAAATTGAGAATTACGCCAAAAAATGTGGTTTCTCAAAAACTTATTCAGAAAATTACACAATTGTTTTCGAAAAAAAATAA
- a CDS encoding trypsin-like peptidase domain-containing protein — MNFQKYFKKPKSQFLIAIIMVVVVFCIIILAQIISKSNFNKNKTGSANFNFSASDKASNFANQMDSNSIESVANRVSQSVVSIVSKNQKSSRFFYSTEDSASAGTGIIISENGYILTNKHVIEKSSEILVVTNNGDSYENVRVVMVDPMSDIAILKISNAKGLKAAELGDSKKINIGQQVIAIGNALGEYDGTVTSGIISGIGRTVEASSEDGSSREVLTDMIQTDAAINSGNSGGPLVNAQGQVIGINTAVASKAQSIGFAIPISSVKGILKSISKGKEPKRAYLGASYISINQQIRKKYNLDVSKGALVKSRKGNAIVYGSPAQKAGLKDGDIITKIDGVEVSKNSSISSLIGEKSVGDIIEISYIRDGREKSTRATLEEYHK, encoded by the coding sequence ATGAATTTTCAAAAATATTTTAAAAAGCCAAAAAGTCAATTTTTAATAGCCATAATTATGGTGGTGGTTGTATTTTGTATAATTATTTTAGCTCAAATTATATCAAAAAGTAATTTTAATAAGAATAAAACTGGGTCTGCAAACTTTAACTTTTCGGCAAGCGATAAAGCTTCGAATTTTGCGAATCAAATGGATTCTAATTCGATTGAGTCGGTTGCGAATAGGGTTTCGCAAAGTGTTGTTTCTATTGTTAGCAAAAATCAAAAAAGTTCAAGATTCTTTTATTCAACAGAAGATTCTGCAAGCGCAGGAACGGGAATTATTATTAGTGAAAATGGCTATATCTTAACGAACAAGCACGTTATTGAAAAATCTTCTGAAATCTTAGTTGTTACTAATAATGGCGATTCTTATGAAAACGTTAGAGTGGTTATGGTCGACCCAATGAGTGATATTGCGATTTTAAAGATTTCGAACGCAAAAGGATTGAAAGCTGCCGAGCTTGGAGATTCGAAGAAAATAAATATCGGACAGCAAGTGATTGCGATCGGAAATGCTTTGGGCGAATATGACGGTACTGTCACAAGTGGCATTATTTCTGGAATTGGTCGTACAGTTGAGGCTTCTAGCGAAGACGGTTCTTCGAGAGAAGTTTTGACCGATATGATTCAAACAGACGCGGCAATCAATAGTGGAAATTCTGGTGGTCCTTTAGTGAATGCACAAGGACAGGTAATTGGAATTAATACTGCAGTAGCCTCTAAAGCTCAAAGCATTGGTTTTGCAATACCGATATCTTCAGTAAAGGGTATCTTAAAATCTATTAGTAAAGGCAAGGAACCGAAACGAGCTTATCTTGGAGCGAGTTATATATCAATTAATCAGCAAATTAGAAAAAAATATAATCTTGATGTTTCGAAAGGCGCTTTAGTTAAGTCGAGAAAAGGCAATGCTATTGTCTATGGTAGCCCTGCGCAAAAAGCTGGTTTAAAAGACGGAGACATAATCACAAAAATTGATGGTGTTGAGGTTTCTAAAAATTCCAGCATTAGTTCTTTAATCGGTGAAAAGTCCGTTGGTGATATTATTGAAATTTCTTATATTCGAGACGGTAGAGAAAAATCTACTCGCGCAACTCTTGAAGAATATCATAAATAA
- the lepB gene encoding signal peptidase I, whose protein sequence is MKSNFWQRHPRIADTFGIFVFFFCVTLGTIFINTFIFQSFTIVGSSMEPTFKDGDKAIINRLPLTWANFTNTKFIPKRGEIIVFENPQFIDGMKDQYIIKRVIAFAGEKVKVEKGKLTVYNDKHPDGFSPDDNFNNEPKKYTSHDGEWTVPENEIFVSGDNREGNNSYDSRSGLGTVPLYKIVGPVAFRIFPFNKIRNFEYSQNY, encoded by the coding sequence ATGAAGAGTAATTTTTGGCAACGGCATCCTCGAATAGCCGACACTTTCGGGATTTTTGTTTTCTTTTTTTGTGTAACTTTAGGAACAATCTTTATTAATACTTTTATTTTTCAAAGCTTCACAATCGTCGGCTCGAGCATGGAACCAACTTTTAAAGACGGCGATAAAGCCATTATAAATCGCTTACCCTTAACTTGGGCAAATTTTACGAACACAAAATTTATACCAAAACGTGGTGAGATTATTGTTTTCGAAAACCCACAGTTTATCGACGGGATGAAAGATCAATATATCATTAAACGCGTGATCGCCTTTGCTGGTGAAAAAGTAAAAGTTGAAAAAGGAAAATTAACAGTTTACAACGATAAGCATCCTGACGGTTTTAGCCCAGATGATAATTTTAACAATGAACCAAAAAAGTATACAAGTCATGATGGAGAATGGACTGTTCCAGAAAATGAAATATTCGTTTCAGGTGATAATCGCGAGGGAAATAATTCGTATGACTCCCGAAGTGGTCTTGGTACCGTTCCGCTATATAAAATTGTTGGTCCTGTTGCCTTCCGAATCTTTCCTTTTAACAAAATTCGAAATTTTGAATATTCTCAGAACTATTAA
- a CDS encoding ParB/RepB/Spo0J family partition protein, with product MAKKGLGRGFSSLIPTEMIIDEKIDSELGLEYDKSQLKELKISDISPDPEQPRRHFNKEKLEELVNSIRIHGVLQPIVVVRKNSKFLIVAGERRYRASKLAGLERVPAVVRELSDQNRLELSLIENIQRDNLNVLEMAEAYLKLREQFNLTAKEIGERVGGRSESAVLNTLRLLKLPQIVKDYIISGKLKEGQARPLLKIDEETIKKILPKIIEENWSSRKIEQFLVNYKKQIEESKKVEPKKVNNPFEKTVKHISKKLSADVDIKTSARGSGKIVIKFKSEEELKRLEKILSK from the coding sequence ATGGCAAAAAAAGGACTTGGTCGTGGATTCTCTTCTTTGATTCCAACCGAGATGATTATTGATGAAAAAATCGATTCAGAATTGGGTTTAGAATATGATAAAAGCCAACTAAAAGAACTAAAAATTAGTGATATTTCGCCTGATCCAGAGCAACCTCGCCGACACTTCAATAAGGAAAAGCTTGAAGAACTCGTGAACTCAATTAGAATTCATGGTGTTTTACAACCGATTGTAGTCGTTCGAAAAAACTCTAAGTTTTTAATTGTTGCTGGTGAGAGGCGTTATCGCGCCTCAAAGCTCGCGGGGCTAGAAAGGGTTCCTGCAGTTGTTCGTGAGCTTTCTGACCAGAACCGCCTCGAATTAAGTTTGATTGAAAATATTCAGCGCGATAATTTAAATGTTCTTGAAATGGCTGAAGCCTATTTAAAACTTCGTGAACAATTTAATTTAACGGCAAAGGAAATTGGTGAACGCGTTGGTGGAAGGAGCGAAAGTGCAGTTTTAAATACCTTGCGCTTATTAAAACTTCCACAAATTGTTAAAGACTATATCATTTCTGGCAAACTAAAAGAAGGCCAAGCGCGCCCACTTTTAAAGATTGATGAGGAAACTATCAAAAAAATTCTACCAAAAATTATTGAAGAAAATTGGAGCTCACGTAAAATTGAACAATTCTTGGTGAATTATAAAAAGCAGATTGAAGAGTCTAAAAAAGTTGAACCTAAAAAAGTGAACAATCCTTTCGAAAAAACAGTTAAGCATATTTCGAAAAAGCTGAGTGCAGATGTAGATATTAAAACTTCTGCAAGAGGTTCAGGAAAGATCGTTATAAAATTTAAAAGTGAAGAAGAATTAAAGCGACTTGAGAAAATTCTTTCAAAATAA